GGCTGCTAACCGCTGCTGTGCGGTCAGAAGATCAACTGTCATCAGGTACCGCGGAGTAGGAGGTGATCGGCtcttggtgggggtgatggtggggagattggggcgggggggagtgtTGATGGGGGCAGATTTGTGGGGATCGATGGGGGAGATTGGAGAGTGATTGGGGgtttgtggggagggtggggtggagattgGGGGAATACACGGGGGTTGATTGGGGGTGATTCATGGGGGGATTGGGGCTGGTTGATGGGAGTTTGGTGTGGGTGAGATGGAGATGGGACACGTTGCGGGTGTGATGGGGTGAGTTGGGGTAATTATTGGGGATGTGTTGGGGGAAATTGGGTTGATTTGGGGGACATTGGGGTGGGTGTTGATGGGGGGAGATTGTGGGTTTTTTGGCGAGGTTGGGTTGGGTTTGATGGGGGTTTTGGGGTGGGTGATGTGGGAGTTTGGGGGTTCATGGGGGAAATTGGGTGGGGAGTTTAGGGGGATTGTTGGCAGAgtttgggggtgatgggggagattgGGTGTGATAGAGGGAGCTTGGGTCGGGATGatgggggggtgattggggtggATTGATGGGGGCGATTGGGGGGAGGATTTGGCCAGAGATTTGGGGGTTGGgaatgagattgtgagagagattgggcgaATGATGGGGGAGATTTGGGGGTTTGATGAGGGAGATTGGGGGGTTTAATGGGAGATTTGATTGGTTGATTGGGGGTGGTTTGGTGGGGGAAGATTGGTGAGTTTGTGGGCGATGGGGGGGTTCATGAGGTAAGTCggggggagtgtgaggagctTAAGTGGGGAGTTTGGGGCAGTTGATGGGAGATCGGGATGGAGATGGGACGGGTTGGGCGTTTGATGGGGTGGTTATTGGGGATGTGTTAGGAAAATTGGTGGGTTGATTGGACGGACATTGGGGAGGGTGTTGATGGGGGGAGATTGGTGTGGTTGATGGGGGAGATTgggtggggagtttggggggatgatgggggagattggatgtgatagagggagattgGGGCGGGTTGATGGGGGGGTGATTAGGGAGGATTGATGGTGGAGattgggttggttgggggggtgatgggagagtTTGTCTGAGATGGGACGttttgggtgaggatttgggcAGAGATTTGGGAGTTGGgaatgagattgtgagggtgattggggagggCAGGAGGAGATTGGGCGAGCGATGGGGGAGGTTTGGGGGTTTGATGAGGGAGATTGGGGTGGTTTAATGGGGAGAGATTTGATTGGTTGATTGGAGGTGGTTTGGTGGGGTGATTAGGGTGGGCGATGCGCGGCGAATGGAGAGGAGATTCGGGGGTTTGTGGAAGATTTGGGGCATTTGGGGGGATTCATGGTGGGGGTAGATCGGTGGTATGATGGGGggctggagtggggagggtgtggtggagattgggggggtgatggggagattGTGGGGTGTTGATGGGGAGAGTTAGGGAGCAGATTGGTGGGGTGCTGGGGTTAGGgtttgtgggagattgggagGTAGGGGGAGATTGGAGGAGTCGGGGGAAATTGGGGTGGTTAATGTGAGAAATGGGTGTtgagggggagattggagggGTGTGTGGCTGTGAGTTTAGGTCAGTGGAAGGAGGGGAGATTGggtaggggtggaggggagattgGAGTGGTTGGCTGGATGGGGGGGTGTTGAAGGAGTAGGGAAGGGGGTtgaaggaggggggatgagggggtgaaATGGCTGCGATCCTGGTCCTCGCCGCCCGGTGCTGAGATTTACAGGTGCGCACCTCCAATGCCAATTTCAATCCTGCGCACGTGACAGCCACTCGGGCTCGCGTTTTCTCAGATTAAAAGCCCTGAACGCTGGACGCCACTTGCCGCTGCGCGAGTCAGAAGATCAACTGTCATCAATCACATGGAGCAGGTGGTGATGGGAGGTTGTAGGGCGTTGATGCAGGGAGATTAGGAAAGTGGTTCATGGCAGAGATtttgggggggtagtgggggtgtgatgggggagtCGGGGGTGTTGATGAGGGAGTTGccggtgggtgggagtgtggggggaggagttTGGGGGTGTGATTGGAGAGGCgaaggggggagatgagggggtttATGGGGTAGATTGGGGGTGTGATGTGGGGAGACTGAGGCAGGTGGGGGATAGAtttcgggtgggtggggggagattgtgtgtgtggggagggagattaagggggaatgatggggggatTGATGTGGGTAgatagggggtgtggggtggacaaAGGgtttgagggagtggggaaggggtagAGGGGCTTAAACGGCTGAGATCCTGGTCCCCACTGCCCGGGGCTGGGATTTACAGGTGCGCacctccaatcccagccccgcCCACGTGACAGCCGCTCGGGCTCGCGCTTTCTCAGACTCAAGCTCCCAGCTGCCTCTGTGCGAGTCAGAAGATCAATTGCCATCAGGTACCACGAAGGAGGAGCTGATGGGAGGTTGGCAGGGTTGATGAAGGGGAGATTGGGGCGGGAGGATGAAGGGGGCAGATTGGTGGGGATCGATGGGGGAGATTGGGGAGTGATTGGGtgtttgtggggtgggtggggtggagattggGGGAATACATGGGGGTTGATTGGGGCGATTGATGGGGGGATTGGGGATGGTTGATGGGGGAAGATTGGGGACTTTGATGGGGGCAATTGGGGAGGTTGatgggagtgtgaggagctgaagTAGGGAGATTGGGGCAGTTGCTGGGCGATTGATGTGGGTGGGATGGAGATGGGGCGGgttgggggtgtgatgggttgaGTTGGGGAGATTATTGGAGATGTGTTGGTGGGAAATTTGGGGGACATTGGGGTGGGTATTGATGGGGGAgattggggggtgatgggggagattggggtggtgatgggggtcagaTTGAGGGCATTttggggggagtgtttgggggagattggagggtgattcaggggtggggggagattgtTAGGTGTGATGGGGGAGATTGGGGCAAGGCTGGGGTGGGTGAGATGGAGGTTGATGTGATGGGAGAGATTGGGGGGAGATTTGGGGCCTGATAGGACGAGAttgggggggtggatgggatgAGATTGGGGGGATtgatgggtggtgagtggggatgttgatgtgggatggggggagattgagggtgggggagattggaggagtgattggggaaggtgggtgggagaTAAGAGGGTGATGGACGGAGATTGTGGTTGATGAGGGGCAATTGGGGGCTTTGAGGGGGGAgattgggggtgtttgatggggctAGTTTGAAAGGGGTTTGATGGGAGatttgggtgggtgatggggggtaGATTGGGTCAGGAGATTAGGGGGATGACCGAGGGagattgggggggtgatgggagattgggttggggggagagttTGGGGGAAAATGGGGCTAGGGTGGGGTGGAGATTGGGGGGTTTGATGAGAGATTGGGGGGGTTGATGGGAGATTGGGGGAGTTGATGGGATTAATGGGGGGGGGTTGATGGGGCAGATTGGGAGGGGTTGATGGGGGTGATCGGGAggagaatggttggggagtttggtgggagaTTGGATGGGGAGATCAGCAGgagattgggtgggggggtgtgattggTTGGGAGTTGATGGGGGAGATTtggtggggaggatggggggaaatggggtgtggtgaggggagtgggtttggggggtggtgaggagagggatttgggggatggtgaggggagggggttgggggagtgatggggggtgggcggggaagctgggggggtgggtggctgaTAGGGAAGAGTGGGGGGCAGAGTTGGGGGTAATGGGAGagcagaggggtgatggggagagtgggtgaggtgaaaGGACGTTGGGGGCATGATGGGAGATTgggtggggaggtgatggggagaggttggggggCATGATAGGGGGTGATTgggtggggagtttggggggAGAATGGTGTGGGGAGGTTAAGTAAGGGGGGTGGTTACAGGGTCGGGgtgcttggtgggggtgggggtattgggtcccagctattcacactatatatatatatatatatatatatatatatatataaaaaaaaatctaaatgatttggatgtggggaccaaatctaatatttccaagtttgcgatgaaacaaagctaggtgggaatgtgtgttgtgaggacaGTGTAAAGTGGCTGCAGGAGGATTTGGATgggcttagtgagtgggcaagaacatggcaggtggaatataatgtgggaaaatgtgaggttatttactttggtagaaggaacaaatATGCAGAATATTTCCTatatggtaagagattagaaagtgtagatgtacaaagggacctgggtgtccttgtccataagtcactgaaagctaacatgcaggtgcaggcaattgggaaggctaatggaatgttagcctttattgcaagaggatttgagtacaggagtagtgaagtcttgcttcaattgtatagaagcttggttagaccgtgCCAGGAGGACTGTGTGCAGTACTTACCTAAGAaattgccattgagggagtgcaaggaagattcaccagacttgttctgaGTGTGGCTGGCCTATttgatgaagagagattggacaaactggacctgtattctctcgtgctttgaagaatgagaggtgatctcattgaaacctacaaaatatgtaaaggaatagacagggtagatgcaggtaagatgtttcccatggttggggagtctggaaccaggggacacaatttcaaaataagggggaagctacTTAGGACccagatgagaaatttctttacacagagggttgtgaatgtttggaattctttaccccagaagcCGTGGAAGCTATCAGTGagcatgtttaaggtagagattatagatttctgattaacaataatgtaaagggttgtggggatagtgtgggtaaaaggcattggtgttcgatcagccttgatcatattgaatggcggagcatgcaAAGGACTGAATGACCATCTGTTCCTATGGAGCGTtgaaggggggatggggggcagggggatgggagggtgaaggaagtgggggatggtgggctgaagggtgggtgggagtgagaggggatgGGGTGAAAGAGGGGGTTCGGTTCGGGtaaaggaggaggagtagggtGTGAATGAGGGGGCTCGGGTAaaagagggggttgggtgggtgaaggaaAGGGGGATGGGATTGATGGAGGGGGTGACGGGGTaaggatggggtgtgaatgagaaCCAGGAGGAGCTGTCAATCAGAAATCCCCTGTCCCTTTCTGTGATTGGCTGAGCAGAGTGATTGACATGTTAATTGTGAGCAGGCTGTCAATGTATTTTTGTTCCCAGTTAGCTGAGGTGTGAATCAAACAGCCCACGcactctgcccattctctccACTTCCTCTTCTACAGCTGGttcacttcctgtagggactgaaaaccaagtgaggagacagtgagtgaaggaacagaatttgtaacaattacatcacataatatccacactaatgttcaggactgaatatccaaggTGAAGGAAGATTCTTGTGATGTAACGTCTCTGGACAGTgtcctggtggtggagggagtgggtacTGAGTCTAATGGTAGCTGCTCTGATTAGGGGACCAGCTGTATTCCTGATCCTGTCGGGACTCGTCAGTGTTGTAGATGTTCCCATCCATGTGAGTGGTGAATAttctattacactcctgacttgagtcttCTCAATAGCGGGGAGGATTTGAGTAGTTCAGGGGGTGAGGTCTCCCAGCACCTCAGGAGTATGCCATGTTTGATCATCCACTTGATATATTTGGCTGAAGACACTTTAACATTGTGCTGGGCTCCAGCTTGATTGAGAATTGAGGTGTTCATGGGCTAGCCTTCTCCTTGGTTGTCCACAATTCTCGACAAGAATTCATCTATTGGTTGTGAggctgtttagctctgtttattaCCTTCTACTCTTTGCTTTAGTCTGCATGTGGCCCTCAATAGTACATTCACTAGCTTCAAACCTGAACTCTAAAGTACACCcaatgctgctcctgacatgtcttcTATTGGTTGTTGATAATCATGGAATGAGGGCTGAGATTGTAGGAGAATCCAatcctactgctgctgatggctcactgcATCTCATGAATATCCAATTTTGGGATCTGTCCTTAATCTGTTTCCCTACTGATGATTAACATAGTTTTGAAGTACTCCATTCAATAACCATCTATTGCATGAAAATCCTTGGTGCTCTTTAGCGATATTGGTCTGCAGTGCAGCTTCCCACCATTAGATGTGCTGTGTCAGGAGGACTCCCCTATTATAAAGCTGGAAAGGGACATGGGGTCAGGCAAGGGATGTAGCATCAGGTGAGAGGCCAAAGACCGGCAGTGTGGTCTCGCGACGAATGAAGGTCACTCCCAAAGTCACTTTCCCAGCCATAGAGTCAATCACTCCCCAAGTCACTGTAGGCAGTTGTAGCAGGTTACCTTCCCTGAAGAACAATATTTGGGTTTTTTGGACAAACTGAAAGTTTTCATATTTTTATTTTGATTCTATTCCACAAATTCCAAAATTTATTaaattcagtttcacaacatggagcggttgaggtgaatagcatagatacctttaaggggaaactagataagcacactagggagaaaggaacagaaggatattctgatagagtgagatgaagGATGAGAGGAagctcatgtgaagcataaacaccagcatggactaattgggctgaatggcctgtttctgcactgtaattgtgtgtgtgtgtaactttcCGTGGTTGGATTTGAGCTCTCCATCTCTGTATTGTTAATCCAGCACCATAGCAATTCAGCTGTCATACCTGGAGACACATTTATTGAAATGTCTTCATGCCTTCTTAAGACCTAGGTTTTTCCCTTGCGACCTTTTTGACTTTGCAAGACTTCATATTTCTATTCTTTTCTGATTCTCACCCCAATGACTGCCAGGGCATGACTGGCCAGGCCATTGGTCCTGACTGTCACTGAGCTGATTTAATTGGTTTTTAATTACATCTTCCAGTTGATGACAACTAATTCAAAAGGATAATAATGTAACACCCATAAAGAACAATGGCTTCTTTACTCTACCAGGTTTAATCTGATTTTGAACAGTCATTTTCATTAGGACTAGATACCTCAGTGTCTTGGTGTTCCTGTCTCATAGGGTTTTCTTGCAATGTCCTTATACTTTTAACAGAAAACAGCTTGCATTTGCAAAATTAAGAGTTTAAAACTTACATTACTCAATCACTCAATGAATCACTCCTGTTGTTTGGCTAATAAATGAATAAATCAAAAATACATCAAACAAAATCATCAATTACATAGTTTGTTGAAAGCATAACTTACTAATTATAAACTCAATCAAGGCCTGTTCAAAACTTTGAATTCATTTTAATACACTGAAGCAATAATGCAGGATACAAAATGACTTAAGAAGCCACTAGTTTTcatctcaaaatggcttcctTGATCTTGTGTTATTAAATCAATCAAGACACTTGGCTTTAGTTGATTTACTTTAATACAAACTAACACCTTTGGTTAAAATCTAATTCTAATCACTCCCTAAACTACCTACAGGAAGAGAGGAGAACTAGGTTCCATGTCCCTCCCTCTtgtatccctctctccctgtgcatgTACTGATCCCACCACTGCACGTCGTTGGTGCCTTGGGTGCTGTGAGTCTTCCTCTTCTGATCTGCTGTTAAACTCACCTGAGGctacacatcccacactgatgtTGTAAGTTGGAAAGCCCCCGAGGATGAAGAACGCTATTCCCACTTTAGAAATCTCTGTCAAATGTTTGGTAGTGGAACTAAGATAAGTGAGGTTTTATACAGATGGGACAATGACACGTTTAAAtccccacctgatctgctgctcaaTGTCACCTCTGCTTCACTGGTCAGTTTCCCAAGCTTCAGGTTACTCCAGAAATATTTGGAGCATGTTAATTTTAAACACTGTTCCATGTGGTGTGAAAAATGGTTACTGCCCTCAAACTTTTATTTACATTTgatgacgtgaggtcacattaaTATGGGAAGCCACAGTGTACAAAGGGGTTTATCCAAACATCCTCCTTTTTGTTTGCATAAATAGTACATAAAGAAAATGATCACATTTGAACAAAAAAACGTTTTGCTCTTTCTAGTCTGTTCCAACTTTGTCTGTCCCTACACATGCATTGCACTTTTACCTTTAAAGTGTTCAGGTCTTCACTTCCAAATGACATTTTTGCAAATGAAGTAACACCCTTTGCAAATGCTTTGGAACAGAGAGAAGCGGTTTAAGAAAGATATTTTGAAGTGGCTTGTAGTCAGACTGCACCATCACTTTCTCCTGAACAAGTACTGGTTGCAATGCTCACAAGCAAAGGCAATAAccaggcactctttctcaatctgtgcATAGAGTCATTTAGTTTGTGTTAATGCTCTGGATGCAAACAcaactggttgtccttgctgcacGAGAGTTGCTCCAAGTCCTGTTTCATCGGCATCTCACTTTAgtgacttcatcattgacatcatAGTACCTCAGCACTGGTGATGttgtcactagttgtttgatgtgagtgaaagctgcttcttgttctgtgtcCCAATAACACTGAACGTCCTTTGCAGTGAGTTTGTAGAGGGGTTCACACTCTGATGACAACTTGGGCAAGATCCTAGCTAGGTAGTTCCCATGTGGGTTCGCTGATATTCCAGGAGATCCAACAACCGTGTGAAGGATTTCTGACAGAACTCACAGCGATATCTCACATCGAAGATATCAAGAAAACTATCGCAAACCTCCCACCTGAATGGTTACTCCCTTGTGTGGATCCTGTGATGGAGCAGGAGTTTAGATGACTAAGAATGGTTGCTCTCTTTATACTTCTCCCCTGGTGAGCTCTGATCAGGAGCTTCAAAAACTTTGTGAAGGCTTTATCACATACCTCACATTTGAACTGTTACTTTTATGTGAAATCTTTGGTGTCTGCAGAAGATTGGAAACtgcgagaatgatttgtcacacacttCACACATGAAGaacggtttctcccctgtgtgactgCTTTGGTATACTTGGAGGCTTGATGAATGCGAGAATGACTTGTCACACACTTCACACTTGAAGAATAGTTTTTCCCCTGTGTGACTGTTTTGGTATACTTGGAGGCTTGATGAATGCGAGGATGATTTGTTACACACTgtatgtgaatggtttctcccatATGTGGATTCTCTTATGGATCTTGAGCTTTGATAACCGCGTGATGGCTTTGTCACATACCACATAATTTAACAGTCTCTCCtatgtgtgaatgcgttggtgtctGTGGAAGTTCGATGAATCcgagaatgatttgttgcacaccgcatgtgaatggtttcttCCTGTGTGGACTGTCTTATGGAACAGGAGTTTGAATAACAAAGAATGATAGAGCAGGAGTTTTGATGAATCTGAAAATGATTGGTCATACACCTCACGTGTGAAAAgtttctctcctgtgtgaatgCAGTGGTGCAGACAGATTTGATGactgtgagaatgatttgtcTCACACTTCACACATGAATGGTCTCTCTCCCATGTGGGTCCTTTGATGAACCAGAAGCTTCAATAGTGTGTAAgctttgtcacacacctcacaatGAAAGGTCTCTCCCCACTGTCATTGCGTTGGTTTACAGAAAGGTTCTGAGACtgcgagaatgatttgtcacacacctcacacgtgaatggtttctcccttcTGTGGACTGTCTGATGCAGCAGCAGTTTTAGTCactgtgagaatgatttgtcaaACACTTCACACTTGAAtggtctctcctctgtgtgaatgcgttgatgTACACAGAGGTTCGATGACCgcgagaatgatttgttgcacagctcacacttgaatggtttcttccCTGTGTGAATATGTTGGTGTATACGGAGAGTTGATGACCGTGAGAATGATTCGTCGCACACCTCACacgtgaatggtctctcccctgtgtgagTGCGTTGGTGTACAAGGAGGTTTGATGACTGCGCAAATGATTTTTTGCACACCTCACatttgaatggtttctcccctgtatgAATGCGTTGGTGTACACGGAGGGCCGATGACCATGAAAATGATTCATCACACACCTCGCatgtgaacggtctctcccctgtgtgagTGCGTTGGTGGACACGGAGGGTCGATGACcacgagaatgatttgtcacacacctcgcatgtgaatggtctctctcctgtgtgaatgcgctggtgtgCACGGAGGCTTGATGACTGAGTGAATGATTCATCGCATATCTCGCATGTGAATGGTcgctcccctgtgtgaatgcgttggtgtacaCGGAGGTCCAATGACCGTGAGAATGATTTGTTACACACCtcgcatgtgaatggtttctcccctgtgtgaatgcgtccATGTCTCCGGAGGGCCGATAAATCGGAAAATGATTTGTTGCAAACTTCGCatgggaatggtttctccccagtgtgaatgcgttggtggaCACGGAGGGTTGATGACTGTGTGAATGATTCATCACAGACCCCGCATGTAAACggtctctcccctgtgtgagTACGTTGGTGTACACGGAGGTCTGATGACtgtgagaatgatttgttgcaGACCTCACAAGTGAAAGGCTTCTCTCCCGTGTGAATCCTCTGGTGTCTCAGGACCTTGGAGGAACTGGTGAAAGCCGCTTCACATACTtcacacttgaagggtttctcCCCCGTGTGAATCCTCTGATGAATCAGGAGGCTTGAAGGTTTCACAAAAGCTTTATTACACACCTCACACTTAAATCGTTTGTCTTCCATGTGGCTGCCCTTGTCTTAACAGAGGTTGTAAGAGTTACACCTTGTGTGTTAGAAGATTTTTAAGAGCCAGTGGATCCCCCCTCAAACAGCCTCTCACCTGTGGGAATGAGTCAGTGGTTCATGAAGCTCGATGAATGATTGAAACTCTCACCATACTTGGAGCCACTCACACTttttcccagcctcaccctgaccgATCGCCCACAGCCGAACATTCGGAAAGGATGTTTCTGATGGAAGGttccacaccactgaccagtttcagatctgatgatatgtCAAAGCTTCCCTGACCCGACCAATTTCCAGATGATGGTTTCTCTGTGTTCAGCAATGCTGCGAAAGACCTGGATATCTTCCCAAAGTTGT
The nucleotide sequence above comes from Carcharodon carcharias isolate sCarCar2 chromosome 19, sCarCar2.pri, whole genome shotgun sequence. Encoded proteins:
- the LOC121291797 gene encoding zinc finger protein 271-like — its product is MHKVHLLNLCYHKASHMEEKPFKCQVCNKSFSCSSHFLIHQRTHTGEKPFTCDVCSKSFSQSVTLRVHQRIHTGEKPFKCKVCDKAFTQLSSLLVHQAIHTGEKPFKCEACDKAFPTSTRLLEHQSIHTGEKPFTCRVCDKSFSRSSHFRVHQRIHTGEKPFTCEVCNKSFSQSSTLREHQRLHTGEKPFKCEVCNKGFAQLPGLVSHRRIHTGEKKTFTCEVCNKAFVKPSSLLIHQRIHTGEKPFKCEVCEAAFTSSSKVLRHQRIHTGEKPFTCEVCNKSFSQSSDLRVHQRTHTGERPFTCGVCDESFTQSSTLRVHQRIHTGEKPFPCEVCNKSFSDLSALRRHGRIHTGEKPFTCEVCNKSFSRSLDLRVHQRIHTGERPFTCEICDESFTQSSSLRAHQRIHTGERPFTCEVCDKSFSWSSTLRVHQRTHTGERPFTCEVCDESFSWSSALRVHQRIHTGEKPFKCEVCKKSFAQSSNLLVHQRTHTGERPFTCEVCDESFSRSSTLRIHQHIHTGKKPFKCELCNKSFSRSSNLCVHQRIHTEERPFKCEVFDKSFSQ